The following are encoded in a window of Arthrobacter sp. OAP107 genomic DNA:
- the tilS gene encoding tRNA lysidine(34) synthetase TilS: MLQDALADAGYPERVLVACSGGPDSLALAAVAAYFARRGHVDGRPVTVGAVVVDHQLQPGSADVAAGTAQTLRELGLDPVQIRTVNVAATGFGPEAAARDARHAALEAAAGEWEAGAILLGHTLDDQAEQVLLGLARGSGTRSLAGMRPARGKLLRPFLGLRREDTLEICRAEEVEPWHDPSNADPAFARSRTRVEVMPVLEEKLGPGVAESLARTAAILQLDADYLEDVANSTYESLVEHDGPDTSLPEAALTGLAPAIRFRVIAKAAAAVGGQQPSYQRLLAAEALLRRKGSAGPVELPGRVSVYRLSLAELQDRERARGQGEAEGVPREAARCGKLVFRLHKPSRK; the protein is encoded by the coding sequence ATGCTGCAGGATGCGCTGGCCGACGCCGGCTACCCGGAGCGCGTCCTGGTGGCCTGCAGCGGCGGCCCTGATTCCCTGGCCCTGGCGGCGGTGGCCGCCTACTTCGCCCGGCGCGGCCACGTAGACGGCCGGCCGGTTACCGTCGGCGCGGTGGTGGTGGACCACCAGCTGCAGCCAGGTTCCGCCGACGTTGCGGCGGGAACCGCCCAGACCCTCCGGGAACTCGGCCTGGACCCGGTGCAGATCCGGACAGTCAACGTAGCCGCCACCGGGTTCGGGCCGGAAGCTGCTGCCCGGGATGCCCGCCATGCCGCACTCGAGGCGGCTGCAGGGGAGTGGGAAGCCGGCGCCATCCTCCTGGGGCACACCCTCGATGACCAGGCAGAGCAGGTGCTGCTGGGCCTCGCCCGCGGCTCCGGCACGCGGTCCCTGGCCGGGATGCGACCTGCCCGGGGGAAGCTGCTCCGGCCGTTCCTTGGCCTTCGACGGGAAGACACCCTCGAGATCTGCCGCGCGGAGGAGGTCGAGCCCTGGCACGACCCCAGCAACGCGGATCCTGCCTTCGCCCGTTCGAGGACGCGGGTAGAGGTCATGCCGGTGCTGGAGGAAAAACTCGGTCCGGGCGTGGCCGAATCGCTGGCACGCACGGCCGCCATCCTGCAGTTGGACGCCGACTATCTGGAGGACGTGGCCAACAGCACGTACGAGTCGCTCGTCGAACACGACGGCCCGGACACCAGCCTCCCGGAGGCTGCCCTGACCGGGCTGGCCCCGGCCATCAGGTTCCGGGTGATCGCAAAGGCGGCTGCCGCCGTCGGCGGTCAACAGCCCAGCTACCAGCGCCTTTTGGCGGCGGAAGCACTGCTGCGGCGGAAGGGCTCGGCCGGTCCGGTGGAACTGCCCGGCCGGGTCAGCGTTTACCGTCTCTCGCTGGCCGAGCTGCAGGACCGGGAGCGTGCCCGGGGTCAGGGCGAGGCGGAGGGCGTTCCCCGCGAGGCCGCCCGCTGTGGGAAGCTTGTATTCCGGCTTCATAAACCGTCCCGCAAATAG
- a CDS encoding zinc-dependent metalloprotease: MESTASQSSAPAQALINWDLAASAAARLAPPGPSLTAAEIGDAVSQLRELADASVPHVHQITGLEAARDLRDSSVLVVDRASWAKANTQSFAVMLKPAIEKMLENRRGTVRPGAASVSGAITGSQLGAVLAFLSSKVLGQYDPFAALAEGSQAPSGGRLLLVAPNIISVERELNVTPTDFRLWVCLHEQTHRVQFAAAPWLRHHMLNEIDNLSGHLLGNVDSLMERASAAARSLKDRAASGSAPGRGAILDLLQDPEEKASLSHLTAVMSLLEGHANVVMDAVDASIVPSVKTIRQRFNARGKDRGVIEKFIRSLLGLDAKMKQYSDGAKFVRAVVDVAGMEGFNRVWEAPANLPTEEEIHNARIWLDRMGF, encoded by the coding sequence ATGGAGTCAACTGCAAGCCAGTCATCCGCCCCTGCCCAGGCCCTCATCAACTGGGACCTCGCCGCGTCCGCAGCAGCCCGGCTGGCTCCGCCCGGCCCGTCCCTGACTGCTGCCGAGATCGGCGACGCCGTCTCCCAGCTGCGCGAGCTGGCGGACGCCTCCGTGCCGCACGTCCACCAGATCACCGGGCTGGAGGCGGCACGCGACCTGCGTGACTCATCAGTTCTGGTCGTGGACCGCGCCTCTTGGGCGAAGGCCAACACGCAAAGTTTTGCCGTGATGCTGAAGCCCGCCATCGAAAAGATGCTGGAGAACCGCCGCGGCACCGTCAGACCCGGTGCCGCTTCCGTGAGCGGGGCCATCACCGGCAGCCAGCTCGGCGCCGTGCTCGCCTTCCTCTCCAGCAAGGTCCTGGGCCAGTATGATCCGTTTGCCGCCCTGGCCGAAGGGTCGCAGGCACCGTCCGGCGGCCGCCTGCTGCTCGTTGCGCCAAACATCATCTCCGTGGAGCGCGAGCTCAACGTTACCCCCACGGATTTCCGGCTCTGGGTGTGCCTGCACGAACAGACACACCGGGTGCAGTTCGCCGCGGCACCCTGGCTCCGGCACCACATGCTGAACGAGATCGACAACCTCAGCGGGCACCTGCTGGGCAACGTCGACTCGCTGATGGAACGTGCCTCGGCAGCCGCCCGGTCGCTCAAGGACCGGGCCGCCTCCGGTTCCGCTCCGGGCCGCGGGGCCATCCTCGACCTCCTGCAGGACCCCGAGGAGAAGGCCTCGCTGTCGCACCTCACGGCGGTCATGAGCCTGCTCGAGGGCCACGCCAACGTGGTGATGGACGCCGTTGACGCCAGCATCGTCCCGTCCGTGAAGACCATCCGGCAGCGCTTCAACGCCCGCGGCAAGGACCGTGGCGTCATCGAGAAGTTCATCCGCAGCCTGCTGGGGCTCGACGCCAAGATGAAGCAGTACAGCGACGGCGCCAAGTTTGTCCGTGCCGTGGTGGACGTGGCCGGGATGGAGGGCTTCAACCGGGTCTGGGAAGCTCCGGCGAACCTCCCCACGGAAGAGGAAATCCACAACGCCAGGATCTGGCTCGACAGGATGGGTTTCTAG
- the dacB gene encoding D-alanyl-D-alanine carboxypeptidase/D-alanyl-D-alanine-endopeptidase has protein sequence MSGTRGTASGRGRLSTVVRSWPGVLVTVLLLALAVPAGVLIAPALTGPARSTAEPAQTPAWQLVPQHLSVPQGIDPLSTAAPVPDPAKVEARLDSILKTDGGGTFTAVVQDAATGTVLYDRGGTTNRIPASNMKLLTAVAALRGIGPEQRFSTKVVTGPAAATAGATAGAARSVVLVGGGDVLLGAGDSAESKVLGHAGLATLAKQTVDSLHKAGFKGQVQVLVDDSLFTGPALNPAWSPDDVAAGETAPLFPLALNSARFNPADTSAPRPQDSAIAAGEAFAAGLKAAGAAAGLTVAPAVVRLDGKPTADAKVLAQVQSATVSQQVDLMLQTSDNYLAETLGRMTAVAAGQPATYESAKAAVLGQLAGLGIPTDGMSAADVSGLALANQVSARQFSEVVRAITNGKDTRLRAALAGFPVAGLTGTLGDRYIDESTAEGAGLVRAKTGTLNTVIALSGYVVDADGRLLVFSFIGNGLTPGAAGNKPALDTAATALAGCGCS, from the coding sequence ATGAGCGGCACCAGGGGCACGGCGAGCGGCCGCGGCAGGCTTTCCACAGTGGTCCGGAGCTGGCCAGGCGTCCTGGTCACGGTGCTCCTCCTGGCGCTGGCCGTTCCGGCCGGGGTGCTCATTGCGCCCGCCCTGACCGGGCCGGCCAGGTCCACGGCCGAACCGGCGCAAACCCCCGCCTGGCAGCTGGTCCCTCAGCATCTGTCCGTCCCGCAGGGCATTGACCCGCTCAGCACGGCGGCACCGGTGCCGGATCCCGCCAAAGTGGAGGCCCGGCTGGACTCCATCCTCAAGACCGACGGCGGCGGAACGTTCACGGCCGTGGTCCAGGACGCCGCCACCGGCACGGTCCTCTATGATCGGGGCGGTACCACAAACCGGATCCCGGCCTCCAACATGAAGCTCCTCACCGCCGTGGCCGCGCTGCGGGGGATCGGCCCCGAGCAACGGTTCAGCACCAAGGTTGTCACCGGTCCTGCGGCAGCAACCGCTGGGGCAACTGCAGGTGCGGCGAGGTCCGTCGTGCTGGTGGGCGGCGGCGACGTCCTGCTCGGCGCCGGTGACTCGGCCGAGTCCAAGGTCCTGGGCCATGCCGGGCTGGCAACGCTGGCCAAACAGACTGTGGACTCACTGCACAAGGCCGGCTTCAAGGGCCAGGTCCAGGTGTTGGTGGATGATTCCCTTTTCACCGGCCCGGCGCTGAACCCGGCCTGGAGCCCGGATGACGTTGCCGCCGGCGAGACGGCCCCGCTGTTTCCGCTCGCTTTGAACTCGGCACGGTTTAATCCCGCGGACACCTCGGCGCCGCGGCCCCAGGACTCCGCCATCGCCGCGGGGGAGGCGTTCGCTGCCGGCCTCAAGGCGGCAGGTGCCGCCGCGGGCCTGACTGTGGCACCCGCCGTCGTACGTCTTGACGGGAAGCCGACGGCGGACGCCAAAGTCCTTGCCCAGGTGCAGTCCGCGACCGTCAGCCAGCAGGTGGACCTCATGCTCCAGACTTCGGACAACTACCTCGCCGAAACCCTGGGCCGCATGACCGCGGTGGCTGCCGGCCAGCCGGCAACGTACGAGTCCGCCAAGGCGGCCGTTCTGGGGCAGCTCGCCGGGCTCGGAATCCCCACGGACGGGATGTCCGCCGCGGATGTGTCCGGCCTGGCCCTGGCCAACCAGGTGTCCGCCCGCCAGTTCTCGGAGGTGGTCCGGGCCATCACCAACGGCAAGGACACCCGGCTCAGGGCCGCGCTGGCGGGGTTCCCGGTGGCGGGGCTGACGGGCACGCTGGGCGACAGATACATCGACGAGTCCACGGCCGAGGGTGCCGGCCTGGTGCGGGCCAAAACGGGAACCCTGAACACCGTCATTGCACTGAGCGGGTACGTGGTGGACGCCGACGGCCGGCTCCTGGTGTTCTCCTTCATCGGCAACGGCCTGACGCCGGGAGCGGCGGGCAACAAACCGGCGCTGGATACGGCCGCCACGGCTCTGGCCGGTTGCGGCTGCAGTTAG
- a CDS encoding inorganic diphosphatase, with protein MKHDVTIEIPKGSRVKYEVDHETGRVRLDRVLFTSMQYPTHYGFFENTLGEDGDPLDALVLLQDFDLHPGVIVEARPIGVFNMTDDGGGDAKVLCVPADPRFDHIQEVSDVNEFLIKEIEHFFTRYKDLEPGKWVRAEGWADRAAAEAELEASIKRYVPAAH; from the coding sequence ATGAAGCATGACGTGACCATCGAGATCCCCAAGGGATCGCGCGTCAAGTACGAAGTCGACCATGAGACCGGCCGAGTCCGCCTGGACCGCGTGCTCTTTACTTCCATGCAGTACCCCACCCACTACGGCTTCTTCGAGAACACCCTCGGCGAGGATGGCGACCCGCTGGACGCACTGGTGCTCCTGCAGGACTTCGATCTGCACCCGGGCGTCATCGTCGAAGCCCGCCCGATCGGCGTCTTCAACATGACCGACGACGGCGGCGGAGACGCCAAGGTCCTCTGCGTTCCGGCTGACCCGCGGTTCGACCACATCCAGGAAGTCAGCGACGTCAACGAATTCCTGATCAAGGAAATCGAGCACTTCTTCACCCGCTACAAGGACCTGGAGCCCGGCAAGTGGGTCAGGGCCGAAGGCTGGGCCGACCGCGCAGCTGCCGAAGCGGAACTCGAGGCTTCCATCAAGCGCTACGTTCCCGCAGCGCACTGA
- a CDS encoding HAD family hydrolase, which yields MTTLTESSAAGIEDRREALQKLMIALDVDGTLVDHDGHMSAPVRDAAQAVVAAGHEVMIATGRSLNATLPIIEQIGLDRGYAVCCNGGVTLRLDPGLPDGYDIIHKATFDPGPALRALRKRLPLAKYALEDEDGNFLSTERFQDASFGVEAIGVDFQTLLDSTAVRVVVFSAENTPEEFNEAIEHIGLAGVTYSVGWTAWLDIAAAGVTKASALESLRSRLGVDPAATVAIGDGRNDIEMLGWAARGVAMGQAPEEVVAAADEVTKSVYDDGAAHVLRGLL from the coding sequence ATGACTACACTGACTGAATCCTCAGCCGCCGGCATCGAAGACCGGCGAGAAGCATTACAGAAACTCATGATCGCCCTCGACGTGGACGGCACCCTTGTGGATCACGATGGCCACATGTCCGCCCCGGTCCGCGACGCCGCACAGGCTGTGGTGGCCGCGGGGCACGAGGTAATGATCGCCACCGGACGTTCGCTCAACGCCACGCTCCCCATCATCGAACAGATCGGCCTGGACCGCGGCTACGCGGTCTGCTGCAACGGCGGTGTGACGCTGCGCCTGGATCCCGGACTGCCCGACGGCTACGACATCATCCACAAGGCCACCTTCGATCCCGGCCCGGCGCTCCGCGCCCTCCGCAAGCGCCTGCCGTTAGCGAAATATGCGCTGGAGGATGAAGACGGCAACTTCCTCTCCACCGAGCGCTTCCAGGACGCGAGCTTCGGCGTCGAGGCCATCGGCGTGGACTTCCAGACCCTGCTCGACTCCACGGCCGTCCGCGTCGTCGTCTTCAGCGCGGAGAACACGCCGGAGGAATTCAACGAAGCCATCGAGCACATCGGCCTTGCCGGTGTGACCTATTCCGTGGGCTGGACCGCGTGGCTGGACATCGCCGCGGCCGGCGTTACCAAGGCCAGCGCGCTGGAGAGCCTCCGCAGCCGGCTCGGTGTTGATCCCGCCGCCACGGTTGCCATCGGCGACGGCCGCAATGACATCGAGATGCTCGGCTGGGCGGCCCGCGGCGTGGCCATGGGGCAGGCTCCGGAGGAAGTGGTGGCCGCCGCAGACGAGGTCACCAAGTCGGTCTACGACGACGGTGCCGCCCACGTGCTGCGGGGCCTCCTGTAA
- the serS gene encoding serine--tRNA ligase, translated as MIDVKDLSENPDKFRASQRARGADETLVDAIIDADAARRTALISFENLRAEQNVFGKKVAQAKGEEKQALLAEVRELAGAVKAASAEADAAQTKQEELLRTIPNLIEDGVPAGGEDDYVVVKTVGTPREFPDFQPRDHLEIGELIGAIDMERGAKVSGARFYFLRGVGARLEMALLQMAMEQAIEAGFIPMITPTLVRPETMQGTGFDVKHDAEIYRLAEDDLYLVGTSEVPLAGYHADEILDLSAGPIRFAGQSSCYRREAGSHGKDTRGIIRVHQFNKVEMFIYTTVEEAAAEHERLLAWEEQMLAKCELPYRVIDTAAGDLGMSAARKFDCEAWVPTQGAYRELTSTSNCTTFQARRLNIRERVFTEDGTPKGTRAVATLNGTLATTRWIVALLEHHQNADGSVNVPAALQKYLGGLEVLPVL; from the coding sequence GTGATCGACGTAAAAGACCTCAGCGAAAATCCGGACAAGTTCCGCGCCAGCCAGCGCGCCCGCGGTGCGGACGAAACCCTGGTGGACGCGATCATCGACGCCGACGCGGCGCGCCGCACGGCACTGATCAGCTTCGAGAACCTCCGGGCCGAACAGAACGTGTTCGGCAAGAAGGTGGCGCAGGCCAAGGGCGAGGAAAAGCAGGCACTGCTCGCCGAGGTCCGCGAGCTGGCGGGTGCGGTGAAGGCCGCCTCGGCTGAGGCCGACGCTGCCCAGACCAAGCAGGAAGAACTGCTGCGCACCATCCCCAACCTCATTGAAGACGGCGTTCCGGCCGGCGGCGAGGACGACTACGTTGTGGTCAAGACCGTCGGCACGCCGCGCGAATTCCCTGACTTCCAACCCCGCGACCACCTTGAGATCGGCGAACTGATCGGCGCGATCGACATGGAGCGCGGCGCCAAGGTCTCCGGTGCGCGCTTTTACTTCCTGCGCGGCGTGGGCGCCCGGCTGGAAATGGCCCTGCTGCAGATGGCCATGGAGCAGGCCATCGAGGCCGGCTTCATTCCCATGATCACCCCCACCCTGGTGCGGCCCGAGACCATGCAGGGCACCGGATTCGATGTAAAGCACGACGCCGAGATCTACCGTCTCGCCGAAGACGACCTTTACCTTGTGGGCACCTCTGAGGTGCCGCTCGCCGGGTACCACGCGGACGAGATCCTGGACCTCTCTGCAGGCCCCATCCGTTTCGCGGGCCAGAGCTCCTGCTACCGCCGCGAGGCCGGCTCGCACGGCAAGGACACCCGCGGGATCATCCGCGTCCACCAGTTCAACAAGGTGGAGATGTTCATCTACACCACGGTGGAAGAAGCTGCGGCCGAACATGAGCGCCTGCTCGCGTGGGAAGAGCAGATGCTGGCCAAGTGCGAGCTTCCGTACCGGGTGATCGACACCGCCGCGGGCGACCTCGGCATGTCCGCGGCCCGCAAGTTCGACTGTGAGGCCTGGGTCCCCACGCAGGGTGCCTACCGCGAGCTGACGTCCACGTCCAACTGCACCACCTTCCAGGCCCGCCGCCTCAACATCCGTGAGCGCGTGTTCACCGAGGACGGCACGCCCAAGGGCACCCGTGCTGTGGCCACGCTCAACGGCACGCTGGCAACCACGCGCTGGATCGTGGCCCTCCTGGAGCACCACCAGAACGCCGACGGCTCGGTCAACGTGCCGGCGGCACTGCAGAAGTACCTCGGCGGCCTTGAGGTTCTCCCGGTTCTCTAA
- a CDS encoding diacylglycerol kinase family protein: MSDLLLYVLIAAALAFAVSSWWGVRRLKALHIRSAVREEAHEHGLDRQRVAVILNPVKAKAGEARATIQRACLAAGWEEPRFFETTPEDPGHSQVRAALEYGADVVLVGGGDGTVRVAAEALAHSGVAMGLIPLGTGNLLARNVDLDVYDLPGSIQTALFGHQRYIDTARMEIENSHTGHTSSHSFLVIAGIGMDAEVVGDTNADLKRAVGWLAYTEAGVRHLPGRRKKVAISLDDQPDQSRKIRSILFANCGLVPGGIDFIPQAMIDDGMLDVVVMSPRSAVGWLAMYAKILFKHKRHLPVMSVYRSGKVVIKSPEPLPTQLDGDTSGDATKVTVHVEPRSLLVRVRETLG; the protein is encoded by the coding sequence ATGAGCGACCTGCTTCTTTACGTCCTGATCGCTGCAGCCCTGGCCTTCGCCGTCTCCAGCTGGTGGGGCGTGCGCAGGCTGAAAGCCCTGCACATCCGCAGCGCCGTGCGCGAAGAGGCCCACGAACACGGCCTGGACCGCCAGCGCGTCGCCGTCATCCTTAACCCCGTCAAAGCCAAGGCCGGTGAAGCCCGCGCCACCATCCAGCGTGCCTGCCTGGCCGCCGGCTGGGAGGAGCCCCGCTTCTTCGAAACGACGCCGGAGGACCCGGGCCACTCGCAGGTCAGGGCGGCACTGGAGTACGGAGCCGACGTCGTCCTGGTGGGCGGCGGCGACGGCACAGTGCGGGTGGCGGCCGAGGCCCTGGCGCACAGCGGGGTGGCGATGGGCCTGATCCCGCTCGGCACCGGCAACCTGCTGGCCCGCAACGTGGACCTGGATGTTTACGATCTGCCTGGCAGCATCCAGACCGCGCTCTTTGGCCACCAGCGGTACATCGACACGGCACGGATGGAGATCGAGAACTCGCACACGGGCCACACCTCAAGCCACTCGTTCCTCGTCATCGCCGGCATCGGGATGGACGCCGAAGTGGTGGGCGACACCAACGCTGACCTCAAGCGCGCCGTCGGCTGGCTGGCCTACACGGAGGCCGGCGTCCGCCACCTTCCCGGGCGCAGGAAGAAGGTCGCCATCTCGCTGGATGACCAGCCGGACCAGTCACGGAAGATCCGCAGCATCCTGTTCGCCAATTGCGGCCTGGTTCCGGGCGGCATCGACTTCATCCCGCAGGCCATGATCGACGACGGGATGCTGGACGTGGTGGTCATGAGCCCCCGCAGCGCCGTGGGCTGGCTGGCGATGTACGCCAAGATCCTGTTCAAGCACAAGCGGCACCTGCCCGTCATGAGCGTGTACCGCTCCGGCAAGGTGGTCATCAAAAGCCCTGAACCCCTGCCGACGCAGCTCGACGGCGACACGTCCGGGGACGCCACGAAGGTAACGGTCCACGTGGAGCCCAGGTCGCTGCTGGTGCGGGTCAGGGAAACCCTAGGATGA
- the pheA gene encoding prephenate dehydratase, producing MPSARRTYTFLGPEGTFTEAALLQVPDAAEAVRIPSSNVNAALDRVREGSVDAAMVPIENSVEGGVTATLDAIATGQELRIIREALVPISFVLVARPGTEFSHIRRISTHGHAWAQCRLWVDAHIPGAEYIPGSSTAAAAMGLLEDEAHYDAAICAPIVAAEQPGLHVLAENIGDNPGAVTRFILVSRPGVLPARTGADKTTVVVPLPEDRPGALMEILDQFATRGVNLSRIESRPTGQYLGHYFFSIDADGHVGDARVADALAGLHRISPATRFLGSYGRADAQAPVVPEHTSDEAFQAAHAWVKGILSSDSLDAGTPVEASPSA from the coding sequence ATGCCCTCCGCCCGCCGCACCTACACTTTCCTCGGCCCCGAGGGCACGTTTACGGAGGCGGCGCTCCTGCAGGTTCCTGATGCTGCCGAGGCCGTGCGAATCCCGTCCTCCAACGTCAACGCGGCGCTGGACAGGGTGCGGGAGGGATCTGTCGACGCTGCGATGGTGCCCATCGAGAACTCGGTGGAGGGCGGCGTCACGGCCACCCTGGACGCCATTGCCACAGGACAGGAACTGCGGATCATCCGCGAGGCCCTGGTGCCCATCAGCTTCGTGCTGGTGGCCAGGCCCGGAACCGAGTTCTCCCACATCCGCCGGATCTCCACTCACGGCCACGCCTGGGCCCAGTGCCGCCTGTGGGTGGACGCGCATATTCCTGGCGCAGAATACATTCCGGGGTCCTCAACGGCTGCTGCTGCGATGGGCCTGCTGGAGGATGAGGCGCATTATGACGCTGCCATCTGCGCGCCGATTGTCGCTGCAGAGCAACCCGGATTGCACGTGCTGGCCGAGAACATCGGCGACAACCCCGGCGCAGTGACCCGGTTCATCCTGGTCAGCCGTCCGGGCGTCCTGCCCGCCCGGACCGGCGCGGACAAGACGACTGTGGTGGTGCCGCTTCCCGAGGACCGGCCGGGGGCGCTGATGGAAATCCTGGACCAGTTCGCTACCCGCGGCGTGAATCTGAGCCGCATCGAGTCACGCCCCACCGGGCAGTACCTGGGCCACTACTTCTTCAGCATTGACGCCGACGGCCACGTGGGCGACGCGCGGGTGGCCGATGCCCTTGCCGGCTTGCACCGCATCAGCCCCGCCACGCGGTTCCTTGGATCCTACGGCCGTGCCGATGCGCAGGCTCCCGTAGTGCCGGAGCACACGTCCGACGAGGCATTCCAGGCTGCGCATGCATGGGTCAAAGGGATACTCTCCAGCGACTCCCTGGACGCGGGGACACCCGTGGAAGCTTCGCCGTCAGCGTAG
- a CDS encoding rhodanese-like domain-containing protein: protein MSDFDTVTVNDVPADATILDVREDYEWSAGHAEGALHIPMDQLPGRLDDLDPDEDLYVICRTGGRSFRAAQWLVGQGYSAVNVAGGMDQWLESGKPLVSDNGLKPVVL, encoded by the coding sequence ATGAGCGACTTCGATACCGTCACCGTGAACGACGTCCCCGCGGACGCCACCATCCTGGACGTGCGGGAGGACTACGAATGGTCAGCAGGCCACGCTGAAGGCGCCCTGCACATCCCGATGGACCAGCTGCCCGGACGCCTGGACGACCTTGACCCGGACGAGGACCTGTATGTCATCTGCCGGACCGGCGGGCGCTCCTTCCGCGCAGCGCAGTGGCTGGTGGGCCAGGGATACTCGGCGGTGAACGTGGCCGGCGGCATGGACCAGTGGCTGGAATCCGGCAAGCCGCTGGTGTCCGACAACGGCCTCAAGCCCGTGGTTCTGTAG
- a CDS encoding amidase — MADIHRLPAVELRSALRSGELSAREVTEHFLARIEESNPRLGAFITVTGPRAVAEAAAADARFARRRAGEPLPPLHGMPVAFKDLTDVAGVVTTHGSAALDRRPAPADGALAAALRGAGAISLGKTQVPEFGLTAYSENRIAPPSRNPYALSRSSGGSSGGSAAAVAAGLVPFAPGTDGGGSIRIPAAACGLLGLKPGRGVVPASESSGDPAGLVVAGPLARTAADAALLLDVLSPEGPATNGSAPNVAGSPDGTGYLDAVHRAPAPLRIGVSLDSPWAGIFPFTPDPEALDALDAGVRLLTGAGHDVVEAGIRYDNRYPDAFTTAWTAGVGAARIAPHREALLTPLTRTFRRRAQQRSAAKLNECLAFLRQFERDTLAQYSAWDLVLTPALAQTPRPVGWFTGSGHGDGRWPSPEWAGDADGDYRRQCEFAPWSSMVNVCGLPAVSIPVHWTGGSPGAGLPMGIQLIGRPGSEALLLQVAAQLGF, encoded by the coding sequence CTGGCTGACATCCACCGCCTGCCGGCCGTCGAGCTGAGGTCGGCGCTTCGTTCCGGGGAGCTTTCTGCCCGCGAGGTCACGGAGCATTTCCTGGCGCGGATCGAGGAATCGAACCCGAGGCTGGGCGCGTTCATTACCGTCACCGGGCCGAGGGCAGTGGCCGAGGCCGCAGCAGCTGACGCCCGGTTCGCCCGGCGTCGTGCAGGCGAACCGCTCCCGCCGCTGCACGGGATGCCTGTTGCGTTCAAGGACCTCACCGACGTTGCCGGCGTGGTCACCACCCACGGCAGCGCAGCGCTGGACCGGCGTCCGGCACCGGCCGACGGCGCCCTCGCGGCGGCCCTCAGGGGTGCAGGCGCCATCTCCCTGGGCAAGACCCAGGTCCCCGAATTCGGGCTGACGGCCTACAGCGAAAACCGCATCGCACCGCCGTCGCGCAATCCCTATGCCCTCAGCCGGAGCTCGGGAGGCTCCTCGGGCGGCAGCGCCGCTGCCGTGGCGGCGGGGCTGGTGCCGTTCGCGCCCGGAACCGACGGCGGCGGGTCGATCCGGATTCCGGCGGCGGCATGCGGGCTGCTGGGCCTGAAACCTGGCCGGGGCGTGGTGCCGGCCAGCGAAAGCAGCGGGGATCCCGCCGGCCTGGTGGTGGCCGGACCGCTGGCGCGTACCGCGGCCGACGCCGCACTGTTGCTCGATGTCCTGTCGCCCGAAGGCCCGGCCACCAATGGGTCTGCCCCGAACGTCGCGGGAAGCCCCGACGGGACGGGTTACCTTGATGCCGTGCACCGCGCCCCTGCTCCGCTGCGGATCGGCGTCAGCCTGGACAGCCCCTGGGCCGGGATCTTCCCGTTCACCCCGGATCCTGAGGCACTGGACGCGCTGGACGCCGGCGTCCGGCTGCTCACCGGTGCCGGGCACGACGTCGTCGAGGCTGGGATCCGGTACGACAACCGCTACCCCGACGCCTTCACCACCGCCTGGACGGCAGGGGTGGGTGCGGCCCGGATCGCGCCGCACCGCGAGGCCCTGCTGACGCCCCTGACGCGGACCTTCCGGCGGCGCGCGCAGCAGCGGAGCGCCGCCAAGCTCAACGAGTGCCTGGCGTTCCTGAGGCAGTTCGAGCGCGACACTCTGGCGCAGTACTCGGCCTGGGACCTGGTCCTGACACCTGCATTGGCTCAGACACCGCGCCCGGTGGGATGGTTCACCGGATCCGGCCACGGTGATGGCCGGTGGCCGTCACCGGAATGGGCAGGCGACGCCGACGGCGACTACCGCAGGCAGTGCGAATTCGCCCCGTGGTCGTCCATGGTCAACGTGTGCGGGCTGCCGGCCGTCAGCATTCCCGTGCACTGGACCGGGGGCAGCCCCGGAGCGGGGCTGCCGATGGGCATCCAGCTGATTGGCCGCCCCGGCTCGGAAGCACTGCTGCTTCAGGTGGCGGCCCAACTGGGGTTCTAA
- a CDS encoding DUF4190 domain-containing protein: MTEPRHGSGDEPTPDTHDQPPSYSTQGPDIPAPPLYDPPLYNPAQYSQPASPYGQQYGYQYGQQYSSQYGQQYPSPYGQPSYYGAAPQPKGLSIASLCCGIAIYLGFGFFILPQLAAVILGHLALRREPSGRGFAIAGLVMGYLGLVLTVLAIVGITILASVAGTSGTI; the protein is encoded by the coding sequence ATGACAGAGCCGCGTCACGGATCCGGCGATGAGCCGACACCGGACACCCACGACCAGCCACCGTCGTACAGCACCCAGGGCCCGGACATCCCGGCCCCGCCGCTCTACGATCCGCCGCTGTACAACCCGGCACAGTACAGCCAGCCGGCCAGCCCCTATGGACAGCAGTACGGCTACCAGTACGGCCAGCAATATTCGAGCCAGTACGGTCAGCAGTACCCCAGCCCTTACGGCCAGCCGTCGTACTACGGCGCGGCACCCCAGCCGAAGGGCCTGAGCATCGCCAGCCTGTGCTGCGGCATCGCCATCTACCTGGGCTTCGGTTTCTTCATCCTGCCGCAGCTCGCCGCCGTGATCCTGGGCCACCTGGCGCTGCGCCGTGAACCGTCGGGCCGCGGCTTCGCCATTGCCGGGCTGGTGATGGGGTACCTCGGCCTGGTCCTGACCGTCCTCGCGATCGTGGGGATCACCATCCTGGCGAGCGTCGCCGGCACCTCCGGCACCATCTGA